From one Drosophila subpulchrella strain 33 F10 #4 breed RU33 chromosome 3L, RU_Dsub_v1.1 Primary Assembly, whole genome shotgun sequence genomic stretch:
- the LOC119554680 gene encoding galactose mutarotase: MSITLEEEIFGLAVNPFTKSPEMVRRFTLKNSKGMTVSVIQLGAIIQSVCMPDAYKKVDDVCLGFDDIASYVANKGAYIGGTLGRVANRVANGEYTVNDTKVSVTKNIQDKFQLHGGFVGFDSVIWEVVQKSSEGVVFRHVSPHGHEGYPGKLTCLITYQLDNENRLWVRYEATTDRSTMVNLASHAYFNLAGHGSGAKGLAEHTVEIAADHIVDTDELQIPTGKLIDVKDTVFDLRLPVLMRDRLMQFEDRLIKGYDNCFVVNGGQLQNSVAKVAKIVHPQSCRVLEVWTNQPGMQFYTANNLTSIVGKNCTQYVKHGSFCVETEKFPDAMNHPEFPSISLEPNDKYRHEVLYWFKVEESWKCCCNNDP, encoded by the exons ATGTCGATTACCCTTGAGGAGGAGATCTTCGGCCTGGCCGTGAATCCGTTCACCAAGTCCCCGGAAATGGTGCGCCGGTTTACGCTGAAGAACTCCAAAGGAATGACCGTTTCGGTGATCCAACTGGGGGCAATCATCCAGAGCGTCTGCATGCCTGACGCCTACAAGAAGGTGGATGATGTGTGCCTCGGGTTCGACGACATCGCCAGTTACGTGGCCAACAAGGGAGCATACATTGGAGGAACCCTCGGACGAGTGGCAAACCGGGTGGCGAACGGCGAGTACACAGTGAACGACACAAAAGTCTCGGTGACGAAAAACATCCAg GACAAATTCCAGTTACACGGTGGTTTCGTGGGATTTGACAGCGTCATCTGGGAGGTTGTGCAGAAGTCTTCCGAAGGCGTGGTCTTCCGACACGTATCGCCGCACGGACACGAGGGCTATCCGGGCAAGCTAACATGCTTGATCACATACCAGTTAGACAATGAGAATCGATTGTGGGTCAGGTACGAGGCTACCACAGATCGCTCAACTATGGTGAATCTCGCGAGTCATGCTTACTTTAACCTGGCGGGTCACGGATCCGGAGCTAAGGGTCTGGCGGAGCACACGGTGGAGATTGCTGCCGATCACATTGTGGACACGGACGAATTGCAGATCCCCACTGGGAAGTTAATCGACGTTAAGGACACCGTCTTCGATCTCAGGTTGCCCGTGCTGATGCGCGACCGTCTGATGCAGTTTGAGGACCGTTTGATTAAGGGCTACGACAACTGCTTCGTGGTAAACGGAGGACAACTGCAGAACAGCGTCGCCAAGGTGGCCAAGATTGTGCATCCGCAGTCTTGCAGGGTGCTGGAGGTCTGGACCAACCAGCCCGGCATGCAGTTCTACACCGCGAACAATTTAACCTCGATAGTGGGCAAGAATTGCACTCAGTATGTGAAACACGGCTCGTTTTGCGTGGAAACGGAGAAGTTCCCCGATGCCATGAACCACCCGGAGTTCCCGTCGATCAGTCTCGAGCCGAACGATAAGTACCGGCACGAGGTCCTCTACTGGTTTAAGGTCGAGGAGTCCTGGAAGTGCTGCTGCAACAACGACCCGTGA